In Pradoshia eiseniae, the following are encoded in one genomic region:
- the uvsE gene encoding UV DNA damage repair endonuclease UvsE, with protein MTYIRLGYVAMSMELQNASPSQTMTYAQFSKLKDREAAIRRLERIAQSNLHNCLRLLRHNEAGGIEFFRFSSKLIPLADHPELSDWSYMRGVKRETAAIKAYLREHPHIRADFHPDHFVVLNSPDMEVLKSSIKALTFHYKMLKAMGIPPKHRCVLHVGGGYHDKEQALEQFILNWAYVPVPIQEMIILENDDTLFGADDVLYLCEKLGIPFVFDLHHHKMNPQGDFEEKWERIAKTWECSMLPVKIHLSSPRDSKNPKAHADYVEVTEILEIAKGNRGYVQQIDVMLEAKLKDSAVFRMAEELKHTPGFKQVKGACFQFKPL; from the coding sequence ATGACCTATATACGACTTGGGTATGTGGCGATGAGTATGGAGCTGCAAAATGCTTCCCCTTCCCAGACAATGACCTATGCCCAGTTCAGTAAATTAAAAGATCGTGAGGCCGCTATTCGGAGACTTGAGCGGATTGCCCAGTCAAATCTTCATAATTGCTTGCGTCTTCTCAGGCATAATGAAGCAGGTGGCATTGAGTTCTTTCGTTTTTCCTCCAAGCTTATTCCATTGGCTGACCACCCTGAGCTTTCGGATTGGTCCTATATGCGCGGCGTCAAACGGGAAACAGCGGCAATTAAGGCGTATTTAAGGGAGCATCCCCACATCAGGGCGGACTTCCACCCTGATCATTTTGTTGTGCTCAATAGTCCTGATATGGAGGTGCTGAAGTCCTCTATTAAGGCATTGACCTTTCACTATAAGATGTTAAAGGCGATGGGGATACCACCGAAGCATCGATGTGTACTACACGTCGGAGGGGGCTATCATGATAAGGAACAGGCACTGGAGCAATTCATTTTGAATTGGGCGTATGTGCCTGTACCCATTCAGGAAATGATTATATTGGAAAATGATGATACCCTTTTTGGGGCGGATGATGTTTTATATTTATGTGAAAAGCTAGGAATTCCATTTGTATTTGATTTGCATCACCATAAGATGAATCCCCAAGGAGATTTTGAAGAAAAGTGGGAGAGAATCGCTAAAACCTGGGAGTGTTCCATGCTCCCGGTAAAGATTCATTTATCCTCCCCAAGGGACTCAAAGAACCCTAAAGCTCATGCTGATTATGTTGAGGTCACTGAAATCCTGGAAATAGCGAAGGGCAATCGTGGGTATGTCCAGCAAATCGATGTCATGCTAGAGGCAAAGCTAAAGGATAGTGCCGTATTTCGGATGGCGGAAGAACTGAAGCATACCCCTGGGTTCAAGCAGGTTAAGGGGGCATGCTTCCAGTTCAAGCCGTTATAA
- a CDS encoding rhomboid family intramembrane serine protease, translated as MFTRSESFSQFIRFYPAVSLISAICVILYVATVLPLLPARDIFTALSGVNFLISEGEYWRLVTPIFMHAGLTHILFNVFSLIIIGPGIESFAGTKRFALLFLLSGILANVLTLVIMPPMYVHVGASGAIFGIFGCYAYILLYKKHLMSRQNSQTILALIIISVVLSFMQGSVNLIGHIGGLVSGFLLAPLFLKNK; from the coding sequence ATGTTCACTAGATCGGAAAGCTTCTCACAATTTATCCGTTTCTATCCCGCTGTCAGCTTAATCTCTGCTATTTGCGTCATTCTTTATGTGGCGACTGTCTTGCCCCTCCTGCCTGCACGAGATATTTTCACTGCTTTAAGCGGGGTTAATTTCCTCATTAGCGAGGGAGAGTACTGGAGATTGGTCACACCGATATTCATGCATGCCGGTCTCACTCATATCCTTTTTAACGTCTTTAGCTTGATTATTATTGGGCCAGGCATTGAATCCTTTGCCGGCACCAAACGCTTTGCCCTGCTATTTCTGCTTTCCGGCATCCTGGCCAATGTTCTGACCTTGGTGATAATGCCTCCTATGTATGTTCATGTTGGGGCAAGCGGAGCCATATTCGGGATCTTCGGCTGTTATGCTTATATCCTATTATATAAGAAACATCTTATGAGCCGCCAAAATTCACAAACCATTCTTGCTTTAATTATCATATCAGTGGTTTTATCCTTTATGCAGGGTTCCGTTAACCTGATTGGCCATATTGGCGGTCTCGTAAGCGGCTTCTTGCTGGCTCCCCTTTTCCTGAAGAACAAGTGA
- the acpS gene encoding holo-ACP synthase: protein MIKGIGLDIVELDRVRNLLARKPKFASRILTPEEMEVFASLGERRKTEWFAGRFSAKEAFSKAVGTGIGKGLSFQDISIIQEKSGKPIVRHPYSYMAHLSITHTSQYAAAQVILEDKTE, encoded by the coding sequence ATGATAAAAGGGATAGGGCTTGATATTGTAGAGTTAGACAGGGTGCGTAATTTGCTTGCCCGCAAGCCGAAGTTTGCGAGCCGGATCTTGACTCCTGAAGAAATGGAAGTCTTCGCAAGCTTAGGTGAGCGGAGGAAAACAGAGTGGTTTGCCGGCAGATTCTCTGCGAAGGAGGCCTTCTCAAAAGCTGTTGGTACAGGGATAGGCAAGGGACTCTCATTTCAGGATATCTCCATTATACAAGAAAAAAGTGGAAAGCCAATCGTTCGGCATCCATACTCTTATATGGCTCATCTCAGTATTACACATACGAGCCAGTATGCAGCTGCCCAGGTGATTCTTGAGGACAAGACAGAATAG
- a CDS encoding LolA family protein, giving the protein MLTLGLMFALAGCGQKSQTDVVDALTKKMSEIKGYKADAKMTLKMGSEPQVYDVEVWYEAPSNYRVNLKNAQKDQSQIILRNKEGVFVLTPALNKSFRFQSEWPKNSSQAYLYESLVMDVKDDKDASFKTTDNSYVFESKTRYQNNKMLPLQIIEFDKKTLEPKRVEVMDSDRNTLVEVKFEKTSFNPDYGKGAFDVNKNMTGAQLEVPVMKTEEDASLEVQYPTAEIDGVVLAGEKMIETEEGQKAVLTYAGADKEYTLIENNSKVVTEAAVTTVTGEPIDLGFTVGYMTDNSISWSYEGTDFMLAGKNLTMDELLMVAKSVAPVGEK; this is encoded by the coding sequence ATGTTAACATTGGGGTTGATGTTTGCATTGGCGGGCTGCGGTCAGAAATCACAGACAGATGTGGTTGATGCGCTCACAAAGAAAATGTCCGAGATAAAAGGGTACAAGGCTGATGCGAAAATGACCCTGAAGATGGGGTCAGAGCCACAGGTCTATGATGTGGAGGTCTGGTATGAGGCTCCATCGAATTACCGGGTCAATTTGAAGAATGCACAAAAGGATCAAAGCCAAATCATTTTGCGTAATAAAGAAGGTGTTTTTGTCTTAACCCCGGCGTTGAACAAAAGCTTCCGCTTTCAAAGTGAATGGCCGAAGAATAGCTCCCAAGCGTACTTATATGAATCCCTTGTCATGGATGTAAAGGATGATAAGGATGCAAGCTTCAAGACGACAGATAACAGCTATGTATTTGAATCGAAGACGCGCTATCAGAACAATAAGATGCTGCCGCTGCAAATTATTGAGTTTGATAAGAAGACTCTTGAGCCTAAGCGTGTTGAAGTTATGGATTCTGACCGTAATACATTGGTTGAAGTAAAGTTTGAGAAAACGAGCTTTAACCCTGATTATGGCAAGGGTGCCTTTGATGTTAACAAAAACATGACGGGAGCTCAGCTTGAAGTGCCGGTCATGAAGACTGAGGAAGATGCTAGTCTAGAGGTACAATATCCAACCGCTGAAATTGATGGGGTTGTCCTGGCGGGCGAAAAAATGATTGAGACAGAGGAAGGACAAAAGGCTGTTCTTACCTATGCCGGAGCGGACAAGGAATATACACTAATTGAAAATAACTCTAAGGTTGTCACGGAAGCAGCGGTGACAACAGTGACTGGGGAACCAATTGATTTAGGCTTTACAGTTGGCTATATGACCGATAATTCGATTTCTTGGTCTTATGAAGGTACGGACTTCATGCTTGCGGGCAAGAACTTAACAATGGATGAGCTGCTGATGGTGGCTAAATCAGTGGCACCAGTGGGGGAAAAATAA
- the alr gene encoding alanine racemase has translation MMSNQFYRDTWAEVNLDHVQENLKAIKELLPKDTAVMAVVKANAYGHGDIQVAKAALDAGATSLAVALLDEGIRLREHGIEAPILVLGSTRGSDAPVAAEYGISVTVHNESYIEEALKHLKESEQQLHIHIKIDTGMGRLGIRTKEEMKDIEYILQKQNKIQVEGVFTHFAKADEEDLEHSKNQLMKFLLILHSMNSLPPMIHTSNSAAAMRLPDAYFNMVRVGIAMYGLSPSPEIKNELPVNLKPALSLYTRVKQVKQIFAGDTVSYGGTYEAKAPEWIVTLPIGYADGWIRKLSGQNVLIKGKRTPIVGRICMDQCMVRVDEPIQEDTIVTLIGTDGQEAITADELAEKLETINYEITCQLSYRIPRVYKTGGKIVDIVNPLFRK, from the coding sequence ATGATGAGCAACCAATTTTACCGCGATACATGGGCAGAAGTGAATTTAGACCATGTTCAAGAGAACTTAAAAGCAATCAAGGAATTATTGCCGAAGGATACGGCGGTCATGGCTGTCGTAAAGGCAAATGCCTATGGGCATGGAGATATTCAAGTGGCTAAGGCTGCGCTTGATGCGGGTGCGACTTCTTTGGCTGTTGCCTTATTGGATGAAGGAATTCGTCTTCGTGAACATGGTATAGAAGCGCCCATCCTTGTTCTAGGCTCAACCAGGGGCTCTGATGCGCCTGTTGCGGCAGAGTATGGAATTAGTGTTACGGTTCATAACGAGTCCTATATTGAGGAAGCACTCAAGCATCTAAAAGAGAGTGAACAACAACTCCATATACATATCAAAATCGATACAGGAATGGGCAGGCTCGGTATCCGTACAAAAGAAGAAATGAAAGATATTGAATATATTTTGCAGAAACAAAATAAAATACAGGTAGAAGGTGTTTTTACGCATTTTGCCAAAGCGGATGAAGAGGATCTTGAGCATTCAAAGAACCAGCTAATGAAATTTCTCTTGATCCTTCATAGTATGAACTCTCTCCCGCCGATGATTCATACGAGTAACAGTGCAGCTGCGATGAGGTTGCCTGACGCTTATTTCAATATGGTGCGGGTTGGCATTGCAATGTATGGGTTAAGCCCTTCACCGGAAATCAAGAATGAGCTCCCTGTAAACCTCAAGCCTGCTCTGTCTCTATATACACGGGTCAAGCAAGTGAAGCAGATTTTTGCAGGGGATACCGTCAGCTACGGAGGTACCTATGAAGCGAAGGCTCCAGAGTGGATTGTTACATTGCCAATAGGCTATGCAGATGGGTGGATTCGCAAGCTTTCAGGTCAAAATGTATTGATTAAAGGCAAGAGAACACCAATTGTAGGAAGGATATGTATGGACCAATGCATGGTGAGGGTGGATGAACCAATTCAAGAAGATACGATTGTCACATTGATTGGAACTGACGGTCAAGAAGCCATTACAGCGGATGAGCTTGCAGAAAAGCTTGAAACCATCAATTATGAAATAACATGCCAGCTGTCCTATCGCATTCCAAGGGTCTATAAAACGGGTGGAAAGATAGTTGACATCGTCAATCCGTTATTTCGTAAATGA
- a CDS encoding CopG family ribbon-helix-helix protein has product MSESSATTEILIRLPQNLLSELDGYVREENVNRSEFIYQATKMYLQERKKKEFRESMRRGYMEMANINLTMAAEAFQAEYEAEHAVERLVSGE; this is encoded by the coding sequence GTGTCGGAGTCCAGTGCAACTACGGAAATTCTAATACGCTTGCCCCAAAATTTGCTAAGTGAGTTGGATGGATACGTGCGAGAAGAAAATGTAAATCGAAGCGAATTTATTTACCAAGCAACTAAGATGTACCTGCAAGAACGTAAAAAGAAGGAATTTCGTGAATCTATGCGCCGTGGATATATGGAGATGGCTAATATCAACTTGACTATGGCAGCTGAAGCCTTTCAGGCCGAATATGAAGCTGAACATGCCGTGGAGCGTTTAGTCAGCGGTGAATAA
- a CDS encoding type II toxin-antitoxin system PemK/MazF family toxin — protein sequence MNKGLNVKRGDVYFADLSPVVGSEQGGVRPVLVIQNDIGNRFSPTVIIAAITAQIQKAKLPTHVEIDAEKYGFERDSVILLEQIRTIDKQRLTDKITQLDDEMMKKVVYALQISLGLVDL from the coding sequence GTGAATAAGGGATTAAATGTTAAACGTGGTGACGTCTATTTTGCTGATTTGTCTCCTGTGGTAGGATCTGAGCAAGGCGGAGTCAGGCCTGTCCTAGTCATACAAAATGACATAGGGAATCGATTCAGCCCAACCGTAATCATTGCGGCAATTACGGCTCAAATACAAAAAGCGAAACTGCCGACCCACGTAGAAATTGATGCCGAAAAGTATGGATTCGAACGAGATTCTGTTATTCTGCTCGAACAAATTCGGACAATTGATAAGCAAAGATTAACTGACAAGATTACACAGCTAGACGATGAAATGATGAAGAAGGTCGTGTATGCTCTTCAAATTAGTCTTGGCCTAGTGGACTTATAA